A window of Natrinema versiforme contains these coding sequences:
- a CDS encoding GDP-mannose 4,6-dehydratase: MNLRSELADRPVFITGADGFIGSHLVDRLIEYEADVHVFVRATSSGELNNIRYLRDEITVHRGDLRDKHSVDEALRSLEGHSDTLIFHLAAQAHVGESWDRPYETVDTNITGTLNLLQSVVDLDLDIAKFDTAGTSEEYGNVKEEMIGKHEFEEDGRVLLSERSPVNPTSIYATSKLAADFLTMNYNDAYGLPTVTTRMFNNYGPRQNPRYITGTIITQALEREIVELGNLTPKRDMCYVADGVSGHLHVALGGSAGEQYVYGHGENISMQRWADTILEVGSEHGYWDNPEIVQDEDRFRPGDSDVEELLVGYEKLYEETGWEPKVSWREGIRRTIDWYANNSESWYGRVDWR; the protein is encoded by the coding sequence ATGAACCTCAGATCAGAGCTTGCAGATCGTCCGGTTTTCATCACTGGAGCGGACGGGTTTATTGGATCTCACCTTGTGGATCGATTAATCGAATATGAAGCAGATGTGCACGTGTTTGTACGGGCGACATCTAGCGGCGAATTGAACAACATTAGATACCTGCGCGACGAAATTACGGTCCATAGAGGCGACCTTCGAGACAAACACTCTGTGGACGAAGCACTTCGATCACTCGAAGGACACAGCGATACCCTCATTTTCCATCTTGCTGCACAAGCTCACGTCGGGGAGTCGTGGGATCGACCGTACGAAACTGTGGACACGAACATCACTGGGACCCTTAATCTTCTCCAGTCCGTTGTTGACCTCGATCTCGACATCGCGAAATTTGATACGGCTGGAACGAGTGAGGAATACGGGAACGTAAAAGAGGAGATGATCGGAAAACACGAGTTCGAAGAAGACGGCCGAGTGCTACTCAGTGAGCGCTCTCCAGTTAATCCGACCAGCATCTACGCAACGTCGAAGTTGGCTGCAGACTTCCTCACGATGAATTACAACGATGCCTACGGACTCCCAACCGTCACTACTCGGATGTTCAATAATTATGGCCCTCGACAAAACCCACGGTACATCACTGGCACAATAATCACTCAGGCGCTAGAACGAGAAATTGTCGAGTTAGGTAACTTAACTCCAAAGCGCGATATGTGTTACGTCGCAGATGGCGTGAGTGGCCATCTGCATGTTGCACTCGGTGGGTCGGCAGGCGAACAATACGTCTACGGACACGGTGAGAATATCTCAATGCAAAGATGGGCGGACACAATCCTCGAGGTAGGCTCAGAACACGGTTACTGGGATAACCCCGAGATCGTTCAGGATGAGGATCGATTCCGTCCTGGCGATAGCGACGTCGAAGAGCTGCTCGTCGGGTACGAAAAGCTCTACGAGGAGACCGGTTGGGAGCCAAAAGTTTCGTGGCGTGAAGGAATCCGTCGAACCATCGATTGGTATGCGAATAACTCCGAGAGCTGGTACGGTCGGGTGGACTGGCGATGA
- a CDS encoding GDP-L-fucose synthase, producing MSDETKEFWDGRTVMVTGGAGFLGSHLVEELAARSDSVNIFVPRSDEYDLREKSDIKRAFVDSNANTVIHLAATVGGIGANKENPGRYFYDNAIMGIELMEQARQHGVDKFTILGTICAYPKHTPVPFSEDDLFDGYPEETNAPYGIAKKALLTQSRAYRKQWDFNSIYLLPVNLYGPRDDFDLESSHVIPAIIRKCIEARENDEHSITAWGTGDPTREFLYVKDAAEGILAATEQYNSSDPVNLGSGEEISIRDLVETIVAETGFDGTVEWDTSKPDGQPRRRLDTSRAKERFDWVASTKFRDGLRKTIEWYKTHKDEIHE from the coding sequence ATGAGCGATGAAACGAAGGAGTTCTGGGATGGCCGAACGGTAATGGTGACGGGCGGTGCCGGCTTTCTAGGCAGCCACCTCGTCGAAGAGTTAGCGGCTCGATCCGATTCTGTAAACATTTTTGTTCCACGAAGCGACGAGTACGACCTCCGAGAGAAATCCGATATAAAACGTGCCTTCGTGGATTCAAATGCTAACACCGTTATTCACCTCGCGGCAACCGTCGGGGGCATTGGTGCGAACAAAGAAAATCCGGGTCGGTACTTCTACGATAACGCTATCATGGGTATCGAACTCATGGAACAGGCCCGACAGCATGGCGTTGATAAATTCACGATCCTCGGAACGATCTGTGCCTATCCAAAGCACACACCCGTCCCGTTTAGCGAGGATGATCTATTCGATGGGTATCCTGAGGAGACGAATGCTCCGTATGGTATCGCAAAAAAAGCCCTCTTAACACAATCGCGAGCGTATCGGAAACAGTGGGATTTCAACAGCATCTATCTGCTTCCAGTGAATCTGTACGGACCACGAGATGATTTCGACCTAGAATCCTCGCATGTTATTCCCGCGATTATTCGTAAATGTATTGAAGCTCGAGAGAACGATGAACACTCAATTACGGCCTGGGGCACTGGCGATCCGACTCGAGAATTCCTCTATGTGAAAGACGCAGCGGAAGGTATTCTAGCTGCGACAGAACAGTACAATTCGTCGGACCCGGTGAACCTCGGAAGCGGTGAGGAGATATCCATTCGGGATCTGGTTGAGACGATCGTAGCAGAGACGGGATTTGATGGAACCGTTGAGTGGGATACGTCGAAACCAGACGGTCAGCCACGACGGAGACTCGATACCTCAAGGGCCAAAGAGCGGTTCGATTGGGTTGCGTCAACGAAATTCCGTGACGGTCTTCGGAAAACCATCGAGTGGTATAAGACGCACAAGGACGAAATCCATGAGTGA
- a CDS encoding NUDIX domain-containing protein produces MSEWIPEEEWETIVRNVPIPSVDLVVECPDGFVLGKRTNEPARGEWFVPGGRVKKGEELGEAVHRLANEELGTGVEIHEAIGTFEHFYRTSEIGYEKHYIAHGYHVWSEETDFEADNQHSEIKIFEESLPDFHDYVDKYFRSVDPRNASI; encoded by the coding sequence ATGAGTGAATGGATTCCAGAAGAGGAGTGGGAAACCATTGTGAGGAATGTGCCGATCCCTTCGGTCGATCTTGTAGTCGAGTGTCCGGACGGCTTCGTTCTCGGTAAGCGGACCAATGAACCCGCTAGAGGCGAGTGGTTCGTTCCTGGCGGCCGCGTAAAGAAGGGTGAAGAACTAGGAGAGGCCGTTCATCGTCTTGCAAACGAGGAACTGGGGACTGGTGTTGAAATCCACGAGGCTATCGGAACGTTCGAACATTTCTATAGAACTTCAGAGATCGGATACGAGAAACATTATATCGCACATGGATATCACGTGTGGTCGGAAGAGACTGATTTTGAAGCGGACAATCAACACAGCGAAATCAAAATTTTTGAGGAGTCACTGCCGGACTTTCATGACTATGTCGATAAGTATTTTCGTAGTGTTGATCCTCGAAACGCGAGTATTTAG
- a CDS encoding DUF563 domain-containing protein: MNTHTLSKTATPVLERLLRNRVLNREELVAAHNTYYYTNGGTVSIDLPEKSETIPNRIKEFSEVHHFDTAFVSVVEHAELFSSWGIGKTGTDKMILETTSNGDQTTQLWNTAPRFWEKVARDYVRDKKSTPIELSGTYFPLFGRWNGYFHWLFDHLPKLEGVERYEEETGESVTIILPPSPSQWMKESLRHVGYTSNNWIEWEWEHASTEKLLVPSLRRSRDILDPTAVFWLRNRVFSNSPSSNCDNDEFSRRIYVSRRDATTRKVINEVELMNAIRKYGFELYVPGKLSFQDQVQLYSQADMVVGPHGSNLANIVFSSDTDIIEFSYEPIGSACYHGISEILDIDYRFVTAKNKGGDIRVDVEKIEEAIINYLNNGSV, encoded by the coding sequence ATGAATACACACACCTTATCAAAGACTGCAACTCCGGTTCTTGAGCGTCTGCTACGAAACAGAGTTCTGAATCGCGAAGAACTCGTAGCGGCTCACAACACCTATTATTATACGAATGGCGGTACAGTGTCGATTGATCTACCAGAAAAAAGTGAGACTATCCCCAACAGAATTAAAGAATTTTCCGAAGTACACCATTTTGATACCGCTTTTGTTTCAGTAGTAGAACACGCAGAGCTATTCAGCTCTTGGGGGATTGGTAAAACAGGAACTGATAAAATGATCCTCGAAACAACTTCGAACGGCGATCAAACCACTCAATTATGGAACACTGCACCCCGATTTTGGGAGAAAGTAGCTCGTGATTACGTTCGAGATAAAAAATCTACTCCAATAGAACTATCAGGTACATACTTTCCATTGTTCGGCCGTTGGAATGGATATTTTCACTGGCTATTCGATCACCTGCCAAAATTGGAAGGTGTAGAGCGTTACGAAGAAGAGACTGGAGAATCCGTTACAATCATACTTCCGCCTTCCCCCTCACAGTGGATGAAAGAAAGTCTACGGCACGTGGGATACACTTCAAACAATTGGATTGAATGGGAATGGGAACACGCGTCTACCGAAAAGTTACTCGTCCCCTCTCTTCGTCGTTCTCGAGATATACTCGATCCAACTGCCGTATTCTGGCTTCGCAACCGAGTTTTCAGTAATTCACCTTCCAGTAACTGTGACAATGACGAGTTTTCGCGCAGAATATATGTGTCTCGCCGTGATGCAACAACCAGAAAGGTTATTAATGAGGTAGAACTAATGAATGCAATTCGGAAATATGGATTCGAGCTTTATGTCCCTGGTAAACTCTCTTTCCAGGACCAAGTACAATTATATTCGCAAGCAGACATGGTTGTCGGACCACACGGCTCAAATCTAGCAAATATCGTATTCTCTTCAGATACAGATATTATTGAGTTTTCTTACGAACCAATCGGTTCTGCGTGCTATCACGGAATTTCGGAAATACTCGATATAGATTACAGATTTGTGACTGCTAAGAACAAAGGTGGTGATATACGCGTAGACGTAGAAAAGATCGAGGAAGCAATTATTAATTATTTGAACAATGGATCAGTCTGA